In one Chitinophaga sancti genomic region, the following are encoded:
- a CDS encoding response regulator transcription factor has translation MYDIRLVIADDHEIFRDGLALMLSRQPNINLVGQAGNGRELMELLETTEADVVMTDLKMPLMDGITATRTLIQRYPHIRIIALSMFDEEELIVEMLEAGAKGYLLKNADKQEIIEAITSVFDDKIFYCRQTSSKLAAMIVKSRFNPYRDAQPITFTDREKEIIRLICLQYTAQQIGEKIFLSKRTVEGHRTRILEKMNVKNTAGVVVFALKNNLISEAELL, from the coding sequence ATGTACGATATCCGATTAGTGATAGCCGATGATCATGAGATATTCCGTGATGGCCTGGCACTGATGCTTTCCAGACAACCCAATATCAATCTGGTTGGTCAGGCAGGCAATGGCAGGGAATTGATGGAACTATTGGAAACGACGGAAGCGGATGTGGTAATGACTGACTTAAAAATGCCCCTGATGGATGGTATTACTGCTACCCGCACTTTAATACAACGTTACCCGCACATCAGGATCATTGCCCTTTCAATGTTTGATGAAGAAGAACTGATCGTGGAAATGCTGGAAGCCGGGGCAAAAGGTTATTTGCTTAAAAATGCGGACAAGCAGGAGATTATTGAGGCAATTACCAGTGTATTTGACGATAAGATTTTCTATTGCAGGCAAACGAGTTCGAAGCTGGCGGCAATGATTGTGAAAAGCCGGTTTAATCCTTACCGTGATGCACAACCAATTACGTTTACAGACCGGGAGAAGGAGATTATCCGGCTGATATGTTTGCAGTACACAGCGCAGCAGATTGGAGAAAAGATCTTTTTGAGCAAGCGCACGGTAGAAGGGCATCGCACGAGGATCCTGGAGAAGATGAACGTAAAAAATACAGCGGGCGTGGTGGTGTTTGCACTGAAGAATAATTTAATCAGCGAGGCAGAACTCTTATAA
- a CDS encoding ArsR/SmtB family transcription factor, translating to MDELFKGIADPLRREVLELLRKAPLNINQINDHFDHISRQAVSKHLQVLEDTGWIRIYQAGRERYGYLNRAAFFAFKEWVDGYLQWGAHSIDNDHGVFLDDTDYKKGMPLTQPVMLQALLSKDKSFDGVFYTAVKTTGIFCKPSCSANPRPDNVIFYDNKEDAVKNGYRACKRCKP from the coding sequence ATGGATGAGTTGTTTAAAGGCATCGCGGATCCCCTGAGAAGAGAAGTGCTCGAACTCCTCCGCAAGGCCCCGCTTAATATCAACCAGATCAATGATCACTTTGATCATATCAGCCGCCAGGCAGTGTCTAAACATTTACAGGTATTGGAAGATACAGGCTGGATCCGTATATACCAGGCTGGGCGTGAGCGCTATGGCTACCTGAACAGGGCCGCTTTCTTTGCATTTAAAGAGTGGGTAGATGGCTACCTGCAATGGGGCGCACATTCAATAGATAATGATCACGGTGTTTTCCTGGATGATACAGATTATAAAAAAGGAATGCCACTGACGCAGCCGGTCATGCTGCAGGCTTTGCTCAGCAAGGACAAATCCTTTGATGGGGTTTTTTATACGGCGGTGAAGACGACAGGGATTTTTTGTAAACCTTCCTGTTCGGCCAACCCGAGGCCGGATAATGTAATCTTCTATGATAATAAGGAGGATGCAGTGAAGAATGGATATAGGGCTTGTAAACGATGTAAGCCATAG
- a CDS encoding histidine phosphatase family protein — MTRITIIRHGSTSWNKQGRMQGSTDIPLDEEGIEQARKLGARLAAEQNWDIIFTSHLSRAKRTGEIIAEATGLSPVLTDERLREVSGGQTEGTVEEDRIAKWGPDWRQLDLGIEKPDAVHERGVAFMKDLLQEHAGKRILVVSHGSFIRHMLRHLTPDFVLTEHLKNTAVSRFVVEDTKWSCDLYNCTTHLDLGSF; from the coding sequence ATGACACGTATCACTATCATCCGACACGGGAGTACTTCATGGAACAAGCAAGGCAGGATGCAGGGCAGCACAGATATACCGCTGGATGAAGAAGGTATCGAACAGGCCCGGAAACTGGGAGCCAGGCTGGCAGCTGAACAAAACTGGGATATCATATTTACCAGCCACCTGTCAAGAGCCAAAAGAACCGGAGAAATTATTGCGGAAGCCACAGGCCTTTCACCAGTACTGACAGATGAAAGATTGCGGGAGGTCTCTGGCGGTCAGACGGAAGGTACTGTAGAGGAAGACCGGATTGCCAAATGGGGGCCGGACTGGCGACAGCTGGATCTGGGTATTGAAAAGCCGGATGCTGTGCATGAGAGAGGAGTTGCTTTTATGAAAGACCTGCTGCAAGAACATGCGGGTAAACGCATTCTTGTTGTAAGTCATGGCAGTTTTATTCGTCATATGCTTCGTCATCTGACACCGGATTTTGTACTGACTGAACATTTGAAAAATACAGCCGTGTCAAGGTTTGTGGTGGAAGATACTAAATGGTCCTGCGATCTGTACAATTGTACCACACATTTGGATCTGGGATCTTTTTGA
- a CDS encoding MarR family winged helix-turn-helix transcriptional regulator gives MPQKKPSNFSPEQQLHSLDARLVLSLQRLSDMLKALQWEQARTLGLTPLQLQILLFIGYHPAELNKVAHVATELQLSRPTISDAVASLVSKGLLDMQPDKRDRRSFSMSPTLAGQDLLLKAEEYAAPLTEVLEKRPGFEKNNLYQTLFALIAGLMNKEGGGLQRMCYNCAHYQGNKKRQHSCQFLHKSLTSAELQIDCMYHSTLS, from the coding sequence ATGCCACAGAAAAAACCATCCAACTTTAGTCCGGAACAGCAGCTTCACAGCCTGGATGCCAGACTCGTATTATCTTTACAGCGGCTCAGCGACATGCTGAAAGCCCTTCAATGGGAGCAGGCGCGTACCCTGGGGCTCACCCCCCTGCAGTTACAGATCCTGCTTTTCATCGGCTACCATCCCGCAGAACTGAACAAAGTGGCACACGTTGCCACTGAATTACAATTGAGCCGGCCTACCATCAGCGATGCTGTCGCATCCCTCGTCTCGAAAGGTCTCCTGGATATGCAACCTGACAAACGTGACAGACGTAGTTTTTCTATGTCTCCAACCCTGGCAGGTCAGGACCTTCTGCTCAAAGCAGAAGAATATGCAGCCCCCCTAACAGAGGTGTTGGAAAAACGACCTGGTTTTGAGAAGAATAATCTTTATCAAACCCTGTTTGCCCTGATAGCAGGACTGATGAACAAAGAGGGTGGGGGCTTACAAAGAATGTGCTATAACTGTGCGCACTACCAGGGAAATAAAAAAAGACAGCATAGCTGTCAGTTCCTGCATAAATCTCTCACTTCGGCAGAATTACAGATAGACTGTATGTATCATTCCACCCTGTCATAA
- a CDS encoding siderophore-interacting protein, giving the protein MQMDPNSLMQAILKVKRREQLTPHYIRIILTGDDIQVFQRAETGDNNKIIIPKDKALGIELPDMITRNLFDYPNQVVRTYTLRSFDAAKKEMAIDFVVHHNPGPASVWAMNAKPGDELGVMMKAGRKKLLRAADKYYFFGDHSALPVISGLLEKLDPAAKGHAYIEVQGKEDVMLLNKPAGIDITWLFNEYPGDTSALPAAFNAMAAKVNATSAVYVFAEHKAVNEIQDKLRKNPAIRRENWQAYGYWKQGECEDRSMMERAATMKV; this is encoded by the coding sequence ATGCAAATGGATCCCAATAGCCTCATGCAGGCAATATTAAAAGTTAAACGCAGGGAGCAATTAACGCCTCATTACATTCGTATCATCCTCACCGGCGATGACATCCAGGTATTTCAGAGAGCCGAAACAGGCGACAATAACAAGATTATCATCCCAAAAGATAAAGCATTAGGTATCGAATTACCTGATATGATTACACGAAATTTGTTTGATTACCCAAACCAGGTAGTAAGAACATATACCCTGCGATCATTCGATGCTGCAAAAAAGGAGATGGCCATCGACTTCGTAGTGCATCATAATCCTGGCCCTGCATCTGTATGGGCAATGAATGCCAAACCCGGTGATGAATTGGGGGTGATGATGAAAGCCGGCAGAAAAAAACTATTGAGGGCTGCTGATAAATATTATTTCTTTGGAGATCACAGCGCATTGCCTGTTATCAGTGGACTGCTGGAAAAACTGGATCCCGCTGCCAAAGGACATGCGTATATTGAAGTACAGGGAAAAGAAGATGTAATGCTCCTCAATAAACCGGCAGGTATTGACATTACCTGGTTATTCAATGAATATCCCGGTGATACATCTGCTTTGCCTGCAGCCTTTAATGCAATGGCTGCAAAAGTGAATGCTACATCTGCTGTTTATGTATTTGCAGAACATAAGGCAGTGAATGAAATACAGGATAAACTCCGCAAAAATCCAGCAATAAGACGTGAGAACTGGCAGGCATATGGCTACTGGAAACAGGGGGAATGTGAAGACCGGTCTATGATGGAACGGGCTGCAACAATGAAAGTATAA
- a CDS encoding aminotransferase-like domain-containing protein: MKHHSQVHLQLSVNSEVPIYQQIKSYIINEIKRGRLLPGAQLPGSRVLAQQLRVNRNTVILAYEHLAADGWIATQYKSGTRISDPIPQELVPPGSPEAAPKPVLDISFRQFDPPQPLPYNNGTFDIVFDDGQPDGRISPIPELTREVRKILHQQTSKSHLKNYNERGNEQLLQEINLVLNNDRGLAAVPENICVTHGHQDSLFLVAQTLIFPGDHVAVEHPGYQPAWDAFRLTGAHLHYIPVDEYGIDVEALAVVCQHTSLKAVYITPHHQYPTTTTLPAARRQQLLSLSEQYHFMIIEDDYDHNYHFDAQPVLPVAGMPHADNVVYIGSVAPSIPLSFVYGPVEFIHSLASCQMVVSQQRDRLLEQGMANLMAEGEIRKYLQQSHAIYKKRLALTTGILEVNFNGIADFTIPKGGLAIWMQLHQAVEVSQLHAAGIYIVNPYSFYAPHYTGQTGLRLGFASLEENAIVKGLDKLAKILQK, from the coding sequence ATGAAGCATCATAGTCAGGTACATCTACAATTGTCAGTGAATAGTGAGGTTCCGATTTATCAACAGATCAAATCTTACATCATTAACGAAATCAAGCGGGGGCGACTGTTGCCCGGCGCTCAGTTACCAGGTAGCCGCGTTCTTGCCCAGCAATTACGTGTGAACCGTAACACCGTTATTCTCGCGTATGAGCATTTAGCCGCTGATGGCTGGATTGCCACTCAATATAAGAGTGGTACGCGGATCAGTGATCCCATACCCCAGGAACTGGTACCGCCAGGCAGTCCTGAGGCTGCACCGAAACCGGTGCTGGACATCTCTTTCCGACAGTTTGATCCACCACAGCCGTTACCTTATAATAATGGTACATTCGATATCGTATTCGACGATGGTCAACCAGATGGACGCATTTCGCCAATACCGGAGCTCACCAGGGAGGTGAGGAAGATCCTGCATCAGCAGACCAGCAAATCGCACCTTAAGAACTACAACGAGAGGGGCAATGAGCAACTGTTGCAGGAAATCAACCTGGTATTGAACAACGACAGGGGCCTCGCTGCGGTGCCTGAGAATATTTGTGTTACACACGGGCACCAGGATTCCCTGTTCCTCGTGGCGCAGACACTGATCTTCCCGGGTGATCATGTAGCGGTGGAGCATCCGGGCTATCAGCCTGCCTGGGATGCTTTCAGGCTCACCGGCGCTCATCTGCATTATATTCCTGTAGATGAATATGGTATTGACGTAGAAGCGTTGGCAGTAGTTTGCCAGCATACTTCGCTCAAAGCTGTGTACATCACACCGCACCACCAGTATCCCACCACGACTACCCTGCCGGCAGCAAGAAGGCAGCAGTTGCTGTCACTAAGTGAGCAATATCATTTTATGATCATTGAAGATGATTATGATCATAATTATCACTTCGACGCACAACCGGTATTACCGGTAGCTGGTATGCCGCATGCTGATAACGTGGTGTATATTGGTAGTGTAGCTCCTTCTATTCCACTGAGCTTCGTGTATGGCCCGGTTGAGTTTATCCATTCACTGGCTTCCTGCCAGATGGTAGTGAGTCAGCAACGGGATCGCCTGCTAGAACAGGGGATGGCCAACCTGATGGCTGAAGGGGAGATCAGGAAATACCTGCAGCAGTCACATGCTATTTACAAAAAGCGTTTGGCCCTGACTACGGGCATCCTGGAAGTGAACTTTAATGGGATTGCGGATTTCACGATTCCGAAGGGAGGTCTGGCTATCTGGATGCAATTGCACCAGGCAGTGGAGGTTTCGCAGTTGCATGCAGCGGGGATCTATATCGTGAACCCATATAGTTTTTATGCACCACACTATACGGGGCAAACCGGATTGAGACTGGGTTTTGCTTCCCTGGAAGAAAATGCGATTGTGAAAGGATTGGATAAACTGGCGAAGATCTTACAGAAATAG
- a CDS encoding aminotransferase-like domain-containing protein: protein MLKTADHLYLQIAENLEQLIIKQVLKMGDKLPSVRNLSEEKGVSMSTAFQAYYHLESKGMVESRPKSGYYVTFCPRRLPEMPKQTEAVKKPSEVTVHEMISRMYLHNSNPEILKFSSAVFPVAQLPAAKMTKAMVQAIHRLPNGGLGYDTLQGNEDLRRQIARMSIGWGGAVTEDDIVIAAGCSDALSLCLSAVTQPGDTIAVESPTYYGSLQLAENLGLKVLEVPTHPITGIDLDYLDKAIPKFKIKACLFVTNFTNPLGACMPDSHKQELVRILEKYDIPLIEDDIYGDMYFGKERPGICKSFDKNGLVLLCNSFSKSLAPGYRVGWTLPGRYKEKVLRIKRNRAISSPSLPSAAIACFLENGRYEYHLRGMRQTLHTQFMRHLQAISDYFPEDTCVTRPGGGFVCWVELNPRVNAFELYEQSLKHKVIFAPGRIFSLQDRYNNCLRISYNNAWSKAVEDGLKTIGRLAKKLMS, encoded by the coding sequence ATGCTAAAAACCGCCGACCACCTTTACCTGCAAATTGCAGAGAACTTAGAGCAACTCATCATCAAACAGGTGTTGAAAATGGGAGACAAACTTCCTTCTGTCCGCAATCTCAGTGAGGAAAAAGGCGTGAGCATGAGCACTGCCTTCCAGGCCTATTACCACCTGGAAAGCAAGGGTATGGTTGAATCCAGGCCGAAGTCAGGCTATTATGTGACCTTTTGTCCACGGCGCCTGCCGGAAATGCCGAAGCAAACAGAGGCTGTAAAAAAACCATCTGAGGTAACGGTACATGAAATGATTTCCCGGATGTACTTACACAATTCCAACCCGGAGATCCTGAAATTTTCATCCGCCGTATTTCCCGTAGCACAACTTCCTGCTGCCAAGATGACGAAGGCTATGGTGCAGGCGATTCACCGGCTTCCGAATGGAGGGCTTGGCTATGACACTTTACAGGGCAATGAAGACCTGCGGCGGCAAATTGCCCGTATGTCTATCGGCTGGGGTGGTGCGGTGACGGAAGATGATATTGTGATTGCGGCGGGTTGCTCTGATGCTTTATCATTGTGTTTGTCTGCCGTTACGCAACCCGGGGATACGATTGCCGTAGAAAGCCCTACCTATTATGGCTCTCTGCAACTGGCAGAGAACCTGGGTCTGAAAGTACTGGAAGTGCCTACGCATCCGATTACAGGCATCGACCTCGATTACCTGGATAAGGCGATCCCAAAGTTTAAAATCAAAGCATGTCTCTTTGTGACGAACTTCACGAACCCTTTGGGGGCCTGTATGCCGGATAGTCATAAGCAGGAACTGGTTAGGATATTAGAAAAATATGACATACCGCTGATTGAGGATGATATATACGGAGATATGTATTTTGGGAAAGAGAGACCGGGTATATGTAAATCCTTTGATAAAAATGGGTTAGTGTTGTTGTGTAATTCATTTTCCAAATCTTTAGCACCGGGCTATCGGGTGGGCTGGACCCTGCCGGGGCGTTATAAGGAAAAAGTATTACGTATTAAGCGTAACCGGGCGATTTCCTCTCCTTCCCTGCCGAGTGCAGCCATCGCGTGTTTTTTAGAAAACGGGCGTTACGAGTATCATCTGAGGGGAATGCGGCAGACATTGCATACCCAGTTTATGCGTCATTTACAGGCGATTTCTGATTATTTTCCGGAGGATACCTGTGTAACCCGTCCTGGTGGAGGCTTTGTATGCTGGGTAGAACTGAACCCAAGGGTCAATGCCTTTGAGTTATATGAGCAGTCGCTGAAGCATAAGGTAATTTTTGCGCCGGGCAGGATCTTCTCTTTGCAGGACAGGTACAATAACTGCCTGAGAATTAGTTATAATAATGCCTGGAGTAAGGCGGTGGAAGATGGGTTAAAGACGATTGGGAGGCTGGCAAAGAAGCTAATGAGCTAA
- a CDS encoding sensor histidine kinase, giving the protein MDDKIFYTTVFISLLIAVIIVFFVVSIILYHRRYMQLQRERIVAEITILENERKRIAADLHDSMGPLLSTIKLNINSVQVNDEHDKMVIAKSGTYIDDVIRGLRQISHNLLPATLERKGLVDALHEFIRQVSVKAQLDIRFHTSGQISIPPEKEIHVFRIIQEITHNTLKHAKATQLQIVLSREDGFFLVLVKENGVGFDVGRVKAESTGLGMKSLAIRTDILNGSLVIESVLGQGTNYFIKIPVG; this is encoded by the coding sequence ATGGATGATAAGATCTTTTATACGACCGTATTTATTTCACTGCTGATAGCGGTCATTATTGTATTCTTTGTCGTCTCCATTATTCTTTACCACAGAAGGTATATGCAGTTGCAAAGGGAACGGATTGTTGCAGAGATTACGATCCTGGAAAATGAGCGGAAACGGATAGCAGCAGATCTGCATGATAGTATGGGTCCGCTCCTGTCTACCATCAAGCTAAACATCAATAGTGTCCAGGTAAATGACGAGCATGACAAAATGGTGATTGCAAAATCGGGTACTTATATTGATGACGTGATCAGGGGATTGCGCCAGATCTCCCATAACCTGTTGCCCGCGACCCTGGAGCGGAAAGGGTTGGTGGATGCACTACATGAGTTTATCAGGCAGGTGAGTGTGAAGGCGCAGCTGGATATACGATTTCATACTTCGGGGCAGATCAGTATTCCGCCTGAAAAGGAGATACATGTATTCAGGATTATCCAGGAGATTACCCATAATACGCTGAAGCATGCAAAGGCGACACAGCTGCAGATTGTGCTGAGCAGGGAGGATGGATTCTTCCTGGTATTGGTGAAAGAGAATGGAGTGGGGTTTGATGTGGGACGGGTGAAGGCGGAGTCCACGGGCTTGGGAATGAAAAGTTTGGCGATCAGGACGGATATTTTGAATGGGAGTCTGGTGATTGAGTCGGTATTGGGGCAGGGAACGAATTATTTTATAAAGATACCGGTGGGGTGA
- a CDS encoding AraC family transcriptional regulator translates to MIKYRQFEPVIIETREILTEAYSTHSHTYHEFFLIRSGTGKHIFRNQEVSFQKGDLFFIAPGEPHSFVITRTTKATLIKYSDDLRSLLKTYVSKWDIDGVVMASAKSPLNAYIPLSAEDKVIVTHIFNALEAMKEQTMLNEQLILHQLVSLIVIMERNLTDRRYPNHDKLIVDQMVKHIHKHMKQPLLLTSQHMSELFNIPATYIGAYFKRHMGQSLKAYINECRMVMIGRMVRKNDVPVSMISRDFGFTDESHFLKTFKKFYQLSPTAYRKAAIDG, encoded by the coding sequence ATGATTAAGTACAGGCAATTTGAACCGGTAATTATTGAGACAAGGGAAATCCTGACAGAAGCATACAGTACGCATAGCCATACCTATCATGAATTCTTCCTGATCCGTTCCGGAACAGGTAAACATATTTTTCGTAACCAGGAGGTGTCCTTTCAAAAAGGAGACCTTTTTTTTATTGCCCCCGGCGAACCGCATTCCTTTGTCATTACCCGTACAACCAAAGCGACCCTTATCAAATACAGCGACGACCTGCGCTCACTTCTTAAAACATATGTCAGTAAATGGGATATTGACGGTGTAGTTATGGCCAGCGCCAAATCGCCACTGAATGCATATATTCCATTGAGTGCAGAAGATAAGGTCATTGTGACACATATCTTCAATGCACTGGAAGCGATGAAAGAACAGACGATGCTGAATGAACAACTGATATTACACCAGTTGGTTTCCCTTATTGTGATCATGGAAAGGAACCTGACTGACAGGCGCTATCCCAATCATGATAAACTCATTGTTGACCAGATGGTCAAGCATATTCATAAACATATGAAGCAGCCATTGCTGCTGACTTCACAGCATATGTCGGAATTGTTCAACATCCCGGCTACTTATATTGGTGCATATTTTAAGCGGCATATGGGGCAGTCATTGAAGGCATATATCAATGAGTGCAGGATGGTGATGATCGGGCGCATGGTCAGGAAGAATGATGTTCCTGTTTCTATGATCAGCCGTGATTTTGGGTTTACGGATGAAAGTCATTTTTTGAAAACGTTTAAGAAGTTTTATCAACTGAGTCCTACTGCGTATAGAAAGGCCGCCATTGATGGCTGA
- a CDS encoding alpha/beta fold hydrolase translates to MQATSSGYAPTNGIDLYYEIYGSGEPLVLIHGGGSTIESNFGYFIPLLAADRQIIAMELQAHGHTKDRGTPTTFEQDADDVAALLAFLKIPQAEILGFSNGGNTAMQLAARHPQVVKKLVIASSFFKRDGLFKGFFDFMKTASLANMPMGLQEAYLAINNDHAALEIMHNRDRDRMIAFVDWPEEMLRNITVPTLLIGGDQDVMTPEHFVEMFRLFPKAQLAILPGGHGGYLGEVTQRHLSGEQPEMAAKLILTFLKE, encoded by the coding sequence ATGCAAGCTACAAGCTCCGGGTATGCACCCACAAATGGAATAGATCTCTATTACGAAATTTATGGCAGTGGCGAGCCACTGGTATTGATTCACGGTGGTGGATCAACTATTGAAAGCAATTTTGGCTACTTTATTCCCCTACTGGCAGCTGACAGGCAAATTATTGCCATGGAGCTGCAGGCGCATGGACATACCAAAGACAGGGGCACTCCCACTACTTTTGAGCAGGATGCGGATGACGTGGCTGCCCTGCTGGCGTTTTTGAAGATCCCGCAGGCGGAGATCCTGGGTTTCAGCAATGGCGGAAATACGGCGATGCAACTGGCGGCAAGGCACCCGCAGGTGGTGAAGAAACTGGTAATCGCATCCTCTTTCTTTAAAAGAGATGGGCTGTTCAAGGGCTTCTTTGATTTTATGAAAACAGCCAGCCTGGCGAATATGCCAATGGGATTGCAGGAGGCGTACCTGGCGATCAATAATGATCATGCGGCACTGGAAATTATGCATAACCGTGACAGAGACAGGATGATCGCGTTTGTAGACTGGCCGGAGGAAATGCTGCGGAATATTACGGTTCCTACCCTGCTTATCGGAGGGGATCAGGATGTGATGACACCGGAGCATTTTGTAGAGATGTTCAGGTTGTTTCCGAAGGCGCAGCTGGCGATTTTACCAGGTGGGCATGGGGGCTACCTGGGAGAAGTAACGCAAAGACATTTGTCAGGAGAGCAACCTGAAATGGCGGCAAAACTGATTTTAACTTTTTTAAAGGAGTAG
- a CDS encoding ArsR/SmtB family transcription factor gives MDAVMIEKAANAIADKHRLSILLAASRQPAIQCCDITELTGLSQPTVSHHIKILVDSGILIYDKTGRNVQLTVNKEMMKYLSSFFSRLS, from the coding sequence ATGGATGCAGTAATGATAGAGAAAGCAGCGAATGCAATAGCCGATAAACACCGTTTGTCCATATTGCTGGCGGCTTCCAGGCAGCCTGCTATACAGTGTTGTGATATCACAGAGCTGACAGGTTTGTCCCAACCCACGGTTTCTCACCATATTAAGATATTGGTAGACAGCGGTATATTAATATATGACAAGACAGGAAGAAACGTTCAATTGACAGTTAATAAGGAGATGATGAAGTACCTCTCTTCGTTTTTTTCACGGTTAAGTTAA
- a CDS encoding DNA-3-methyladenine glycosylase family protein — MKITIPVNDHANFSFDECLVFLSRSDKEALHEVAGKTLRKVIVVNNTPVLTTITDAPKKKGLQVETSADADPAAIKNYITHWLHLDADLNEFYTFAGKDAVLSPLIQQYKGLRLIGIPELFEALTWTITGQQINLSFAYTLKQRLIHAYGDAVTAGDKTYYVYPQPATIAALEPATLTGMQFSRSKADYIISIARAMAEERLTLAQLQSLDYTAAREYLISFKGIGNWSANYVLMKFSRYWQALPLEDAGLHNAFKQQLNLAVKPSLAEIKKYTQHWQQHAAYATFYLWRSLQ, encoded by the coding sequence ATGAAGATCACAATACCCGTTAACGACCACGCAAATTTTTCTTTCGACGAATGCCTGGTATTCCTCAGCCGTTCCGACAAGGAAGCCCTGCACGAAGTAGCAGGCAAGACCCTCCGCAAAGTGATTGTGGTGAACAATACCCCTGTGCTTACTACGATCACTGATGCACCCAAAAAGAAAGGCTTACAGGTAGAAACAAGTGCAGATGCAGATCCTGCAGCTATTAAAAACTATATCACCCACTGGTTACACCTGGATGCAGACCTCAACGAGTTCTACACCTTCGCAGGAAAAGATGCCGTATTATCCCCGTTGATACAACAATACAAAGGCCTCCGCCTGATCGGCATTCCTGAACTGTTCGAAGCCCTCACCTGGACCATCACCGGACAACAGATCAATCTCTCATTCGCATATACATTAAAACAGCGATTGATCCATGCATACGGAGATGCTGTCACCGCTGGTGATAAAACCTATTACGTCTATCCCCAACCTGCCACTATAGCCGCACTGGAGCCTGCAACCCTCACTGGTATGCAGTTCTCCCGCAGCAAGGCAGATTATATCATTTCAATAGCCAGGGCAATGGCAGAAGAACGCCTGACGCTGGCACAATTACAATCACTTGATTATACTGCTGCCAGGGAATACCTTATCTCCTTCAAAGGGATTGGGAATTGGTCGGCTAATTATGTGCTGATGAAATTCAGCCGCTACTGGCAGGCATTGCCACTGGAAGATGCCGGCTTGCACAATGCATTCAAGCAACAATTGAACCTGGCTGTAAAGCCTTCACTGGCAGAGATAAAGAAGTATACGCAGCACTGGCAGCAGCATGCAGCATATGCTACTTTTTATTTATGGCGGTCATTGCAGTAA